A DNA window from Gorilla gorilla gorilla isolate KB3781 chromosome 6, NHGRI_mGorGor1-v2.1_pri, whole genome shotgun sequence contains the following coding sequences:
- the PSMC2 gene encoding 26S proteasome regulatory subunit 7: MPDYLGADQRKTKEDEKDDKPIRALDEGDIALLKTYGQSTYSRQIKQVEDDIQQLLKKINELTGIKESDTGLAPPALWDLAADKQTLQSEQPLQVARCTKIINADSEDPKYIINVKQFAKFVVDLSDQVAPTDIEEGMRVGVDRNKYQIHIPLPPKIDPTVTMMQVEEKPDVTYSDVGGCKEQIEKLREVVETPLLHPERFVNLGIEPPKGVLLFGPPGTGKTLCARAVANRTDACFIRVIGSELVQKYVGEGARMVRELFEMARTKKACLIFFDEIDAIGGARFDDGAGGDNEVQRTMLELINQLDGFDPRGNIKVLMATNRPDTLDPALMRPGRLDRKIEFSLPDLEGRTHIFKIHARSMSVERDIRFELLARLCPNSTGAEIRSVCTEAGMFAIRARRKIATEKDFLEAVNKVIKSYAKFSATPRYMTYN; encoded by the exons CTCTGGATGAGGGGGATATTGCCTTGTTGAAAACTTAT GGTCAGAGCACTTACTCTAGGCAGATCAAGCAAGTTGAAGATGACATTCAGCAACTTCTCAAGAAAATTAATGAGCTCACTG GTATTAAAGAATCTGACACTGGCCTGGCCCCACCAGCACTCTGGGATTTGGCTGCGGATAAGCAGACACTCCAGAGTGAACAGCCTTTACAGGTTGCCAG GTGTACAAAGATAATCAATGCTGATTCGGAGGACCCAAAATACATTATCAACGTAAAGCAGTTTGCCAAGTTTGTGGTGGACCTTAGTGATCAGGTGGCACCTACTGACATTGAAGAAGGGATGAGAGTGGG CGTGGatagaaataaatatcaaattcacATTCCATTGCCTCCTAAGATTGACCCAACAGTTACCATGATGCAG GTGGAAGAGAAACCTGATGTCACATACAGTGATGTTGGTGGCTGTAAGGAACAGATTGAGAAACTGCGAGAAGTAGTTGAAACCCCATTACTTCAT CCAGAGAGGTTTGTGAACCTTGGCATTGAGCCTCCCAAGGGCGTGCTGCTCTTTGGTCCACCCGGTACAGGCAAGACACTCTGTGCGCGGGCAGTTGCTAATCGGACTGATGCGTGCTTCATTCGAGTTATTGGATCTGAGCTTGTACAGAAATACGTCGGTGAG GGGGCTCGAATGGTTCGTGAACTCTTTGAAATGGCCAGAACAAAAAAAGCCTGCcttatcttctttgatgaaattGATGCTATTGGAG GGGCTCGTTTTGATGATGGTGCTGGAGGTGACAATGAAGTGCAGAGAACAATGTTGGAACTGATCAATCAGCTTGATGGTTTTGATCCTCGAGGCAATATTAAAGTGCTGATGGCCACTAACAGACCTGATACTTTGGATCCAGCACTGATGAGACCAGGGAGATTGGATAGAAAAATTGAATTTAGCTTGCCGGATCTAGAG GGTCGGACCCACATATTTAAGATTCACGCTCGTTCAATGAGTGTTGAAAGAGATATCAGATTTGAATTGTTAGCACGACTATGTCCAAATAGCACTG GTGCTGAGATTAGAAGCGTCTGCACAGAGGCTGGTATGTTTGCCATCAGAGCACGGCGAAAAATTGCTACCGAGAAGGATTTCTTGGAAGCTGTAAATAAGGTCATTAAGTCTTATGCCAAATTCAGTGCTACTCCTCGTTACATGACATACAACTGA